Proteins found in one Armatimonadia bacterium genomic segment:
- the fliQ gene encoding flagellar biosynthesis protein FliQ, with protein sequence MSDATVLHLVNQMLLVSLKVCGPILAVTLVVGVAISILQAATQVQEMTLTYVPKMIAVAVLLTVLGPWMLHVLTDYSADLIGHLERYAH encoded by the coding sequence ATGAGTGACGCGACGGTTCTGCATCTGGTCAACCAAATGCTGCTGGTGAGCCTCAAGGTCTGTGGCCCGATTCTTGCAGTGACCCTGGTAGTGGGGGTTGCGATCAGCATCTTGCAGGCGGCGACGCAGGTCCAGGAGATGACCCTGACCTACGTGCCGAAGATGATTGCGGTGGCAGTGCTGCTGACGGTGCTCGGACCGTGGATGCTGCACGTGCTGACCGACTACAGCGCGGACCTGATTGGGCATCTGGAGCGCTACGCTCACTAG
- the fliN gene encoding flagellar motor switch protein FliN: protein MPDAASAAAIPQVPAEQEVTNAALAGEGAQEPLQSPSLATPPPVGQSVAAGAASLDTMLDLPLEVTVELGGTTLQLGEALALQPGSILELERLPGEPLDMHINGRLVARGEVVVVNDSLGLRITEIVGR from the coding sequence ATGCCCGATGCCGCCAGTGCCGCCGCAATCCCACAGGTGCCCGCAGAGCAGGAAGTGACGAATGCCGCGCTTGCCGGGGAAGGAGCGCAGGAGCCCCTGCAGTCCCCGAGCCTGGCGACACCTCCCCCGGTGGGTCAGAGCGTTGCAGCCGGGGCGGCCAGCCTGGACACGATGCTGGACCTGCCGCTGGAAGTGACCGTGGAACTCGGCGGAACCACACTCCAGCTCGGTGAGGCCCTGGCGCTCCAGCCGGGGTCGATTCTTGAGCTTGAGCGCCTCCCAGGCGAGCCGCTGGACATGCACATCAATGGGCGCCTGGTCGCCCGTGGTGAAGTTGTGGTGGTCAATGACTCACTGGGCTTGCGCATCACCGAGATCGTGGGCCGTTAG
- a CDS encoding motility protein A codes for MDLATIFGLVLSFGSLMLSVVMEGGSLRTLVNLPAALIVFGGSFGAALVSLPLGVSLKSIVVFRHVLFSKPQDPVATIRLLGDLARVARREGVLALEGELLRIDDPFLRRGIQLVVDGTDPEVTGSILETELEALAERHQMGARFFMTMGGLAPTLGVTGTVMGLVNMLGKLNEPSTMGPAIASAFLATLYGVGSANLIFLPAATKLKVRSSQEQFVRRMTLLGIEGLQAGDSPIVLAERLKAFLSPKDRSAADEAEESVGSGVGESVGAEA; via the coding sequence GTGGATCTCGCAACTATCTTTGGCCTTGTGCTTTCCTTCGGCTCCCTGATGCTGTCTGTGGTCATGGAGGGCGGGTCGCTGCGGACCCTGGTGAATCTGCCCGCCGCGCTCATCGTCTTCGGCGGCAGCTTCGGGGCGGCCCTGGTGTCGTTGCCTCTGGGGGTCTCCCTCAAGTCCATCGTGGTGTTCCGGCACGTGCTCTTCAGCAAGCCCCAGGACCCGGTGGCCACGATTCGCCTTCTGGGCGACCTTGCTCGTGTGGCGCGACGGGAGGGAGTGCTGGCGCTGGAAGGTGAGCTCCTGCGCATCGACGACCCCTTCCTACGGCGCGGCATTCAGTTGGTCGTAGACGGCACCGACCCCGAGGTGACGGGGAGCATCCTCGAGACGGAGCTCGAGGCCCTGGCTGAGCGCCACCAGATGGGTGCGCGGTTCTTCATGACCATGGGAGGCTTGGCGCCGACCCTCGGTGTGACGGGAACGGTCATGGGTCTCGTGAACATGCTGGGCAAGCTCAACGAGCCCAGCACCATGGGGCCGGCGATCGCCTCGGCCTTCCTGGCGACCCTGTACGGGGTCGGCTCAGCGAACCTGATCTTCCTCCCGGCAGCGACCAAGCTGAAGGTCCGCAGTTCGCAGGAGCAGTTCGTCCGTCGCATGACGCTGCTCGGAATCGAGGGCCTCCAAGCGGGCGACAGTCCGATCGTGCTCGCGGAGCGCCTCAAAGCCTTCCTGTCGCCGAAGGACCGCAGCGCTGCCGACGAGGCGGAGGAGTCTGTGGGCAGTGGGGTGGGTGAGTCGGTTGGCGCGGAAGCGTAG
- the fliP gene encoding flagellar type III secretion system pore protein FliP (The bacterial flagellar biogenesis protein FliP forms a type III secretion system (T3SS)-type pore required for flagellar assembly.), whose amino-acid sequence MRHRLLLGRLLLVLVVLVLAGSWAHAQTPGASGPPGDWWKDKGEEDMALTLRLVFSLAALSLLPAALMTMTSFMRIIIVLGFLRSALGSQQTPPNTVLVGLALFLTMFVMQPVWQQVDQQALKPYLEGKLTYQKAVVQAAGPLKAFMLKQTRERDLMLFLQLGHLPRPASPEEMPMRVLLPGFAISELKSAFQLGFILYIPFMVLDLVVASALMSLGMLMLPPTTISLPLKLLLFVMIDGWHLIARSLVVSFT is encoded by the coding sequence ATGAGACATAGACTGCTGCTCGGACGGTTGCTGCTGGTGCTGGTGGTGCTCGTGCTGGCCGGCTCCTGGGCCCATGCCCAGACACCGGGCGCGAGTGGCCCTCCCGGCGACTGGTGGAAGGACAAGGGCGAAGAGGACATGGCGCTGACGCTGCGGCTGGTCTTCAGCCTGGCGGCCTTGTCCTTGCTGCCTGCGGCACTGATGACGATGACCTCCTTTATGCGCATCATCATCGTGCTGGGGTTCCTCCGCAGCGCCCTGGGGAGTCAGCAGACACCACCGAACACCGTCCTGGTGGGGCTGGCGCTCTTCCTGACGATGTTCGTGATGCAGCCGGTGTGGCAGCAGGTCGATCAGCAGGCCCTGAAGCCCTACCTCGAGGGTAAGCTGACCTACCAGAAGGCGGTTGTTCAGGCCGCCGGTCCGCTGAAGGCCTTTATGCTCAAGCAGACTCGCGAGCGCGACCTGATGCTGTTTTTGCAGTTGGGCCACCTTCCTCGACCGGCCTCGCCCGAGGAGATGCCGATGCGGGTGTTGCTACCGGGGTTTGCCATCAGTGAGCTGAAGTCGGCCTTCCAGCTCGGGTTCATCCTCTACATACCCTTCATGGTGCTCGACCTGGTGGTAGCCAGCGCCCTGATGTCCCTGGGGATGCTGATGCTGCCGCCGACGACGATCTCGCTGCCGCTGAAGCTCCTGCTGTTTGTGATGATCGACGGGTGGCACCTGATCGCCCGGTCCCTCGTTGTCAGTTTCACCTGA
- a CDS encoding EscU/YscU/HrcU family type III secretion system export apparatus switch protein encodes MADDNRTEQATPRKREKAREEGRVAISRDLTAGLAFGAAALVAQALWPRAGKEFARISQWTFTLAGARDLDAHCLTQMAQAWGTIWTGLVLPVVASSLVTGLVVGMGQTRMLFALKVLQPRLDRLSPVEGMKRLVSVQGLAEAAKSGLKILLVLGSAALLLWARRSDFARLSDCSLKAGTGLATNLVFSLLKRCAGALILIGIADYAFQWWQYERSLRMSRQELIDEYKQYEGDPNMRARRKSMRRNMLQQGISREMKQATAVVVNPTHLAVALWYEPGMIAPRVVAKGRLELARRIVQIAQRQGIPVVQNIQVARSLYKTTRLGDYVPGPLYQAVAEVLAGIYRRRQERLARQALYSQARSRP; translated from the coding sequence ATGGCTGATGACAACCGCACAGAGCAAGCTACTCCGCGCAAGCGTGAGAAGGCCCGGGAGGAAGGTCGCGTCGCCATCAGTCGCGACCTCACTGCCGGGCTCGCCTTCGGTGCTGCCGCCCTGGTGGCGCAGGCCCTCTGGCCACGTGCCGGCAAGGAGTTTGCACGGATCAGCCAGTGGACCTTCACCCTGGCAGGAGCTCGTGACCTGGACGCTCACTGCCTGACGCAGATGGCCCAGGCCTGGGGGACGATATGGACCGGACTCGTTCTGCCCGTTGTGGCGTCGTCGCTGGTGACGGGGCTGGTGGTTGGCATGGGGCAGACGCGCATGCTGTTCGCGCTCAAGGTGCTGCAGCCCCGCCTGGATCGCTTGAGCCCCGTGGAAGGCATGAAACGCCTGGTTTCCGTGCAGGGGTTGGCGGAGGCGGCCAAGAGCGGGCTCAAGATCCTGCTGGTCCTGGGATCGGCGGCGCTGCTCCTGTGGGCTCGTCGGAGCGACTTCGCGAGGCTGTCTGACTGCAGCCTCAAGGCTGGCACCGGGCTGGCGACCAACCTGGTGTTCTCCCTGCTGAAGCGCTGCGCCGGTGCCCTGATCCTGATAGGGATCGCCGACTACGCCTTCCAGTGGTGGCAATATGAGCGCTCGCTGCGGATGTCGCGCCAGGAGCTGATCGACGAGTACAAGCAGTACGAGGGCGACCCGAACATGCGGGCGCGCCGGAAGTCGATGCGGCGGAACATGCTCCAGCAGGGGATCTCGCGAGAGATGAAGCAGGCGACGGCGGTGGTGGTCAACCCGACTCACCTGGCGGTCGCGCTGTGGTATGAGCCTGGGATGATTGCCCCGCGAGTCGTCGCCAAGGGCCGGCTTGAACTGGCGCGGCGGATCGTGCAGATTGCTCAGCGCCAGGGCATCCCGGTGGTACAGAACATCCAGGTCGCGCGCAGCCTGTACAAGACCACGCGACTGGGCGACTACGTGCCGGGGCCGCTGTATCAGGCAGTGGCAGAGGTCCTCGCCGGAATCTACCGTCGTCGTCAGGAGCGGCTGGCACGTCAGGCGCTCTACTCTCAAGCACGCTCGCGGCCCTAA
- a CDS encoding flagellar basal body-associated FliL family protein, with amino-acid sequence MTHRRGSVKLAVLLLLAMVIGGGSTYLIVGRQAHGRSSSRSSKATERKSEKADKGGAQAEKVDFVEMGAFLVNVAAADRLRYLRTDVSIGVTVMKPGESGGEKKEGEEKAKAPSLSPADDVRARDAIVRVLSGQSFDRLRTTGPDVTLSKCLQDELAKVVKDCQVRSVLFTSFVMQ; translated from the coding sequence ATGACGCACCGCAGAGGAAGTGTCAAGCTGGCTGTGCTCTTGCTTCTGGCGATGGTGATCGGCGGCGGCTCAACGTACCTCATCGTCGGCAGGCAGGCCCATGGCCGCTCCAGCAGCCGGTCGAGCAAAGCGACGGAGAGGAAGTCGGAGAAGGCCGACAAGGGCGGCGCTCAGGCCGAGAAGGTCGACTTCGTCGAGATGGGCGCCTTCCTGGTGAATGTGGCTGCGGCGGATCGCCTGCGCTACCTGCGCACGGATGTCTCGATTGGCGTGACCGTGATGAAGCCTGGGGAGTCGGGTGGAGAGAAGAAAGAGGGAGAAGAGAAGGCAAAGGCCCCGAGCCTTTCCCCGGCCGACGACGTTCGAGCTCGTGACGCGATCGTACGAGTGCTGTCGGGCCAGTCCTTCGATCGGCTCCGTACCACCGGGCCTGATGTGACGCTGAGCAAGTGCCTCCAAGACGAGCTCGCGAAGGTCGTGAAGGACTGCCAGGTCCGCAGCGTGCTGTTCACCTCCTTCGTGATGCAGTGA
- the fliR gene encoding flagellar biosynthetic protein FliR — protein sequence MLAPLQDLVALVLPYALPTARAVGVVAFLPGLGGERVPPMVRLAIAGGVSLLTVSAMRPQTHAPENPEAYMLALVSELALGLIVGWCVTVLLEAARWAGELLDVQVGFRMGETLDPISAHSGAPLAQLYYLTAFTFFFVMDGHHWVLAALGRSLERIPPGQVSFSSSALSLLLGCLTSSMDIAVRLCVAGTTAMLLADLALAVVGRHVPQMNVFLVGIPVKVGAGLLVLAVSAPLLAWGLGQLITDLRDYVGALLGTG from the coding sequence ATGCTTGCCCCCCTTCAGGATCTCGTCGCCCTGGTCTTGCCCTATGCTCTGCCGACTGCGCGGGCAGTGGGTGTGGTTGCCTTCCTGCCCGGCCTGGGTGGCGAGAGGGTGCCCCCGATGGTGCGTCTGGCGATTGCCGGCGGTGTCTCGCTGCTAACAGTCTCAGCAATGCGACCGCAGACCCATGCTCCGGAGAACCCGGAAGCGTACATGCTGGCGCTGGTCTCCGAGTTGGCCCTGGGGCTGATCGTGGGTTGGTGTGTGACGGTGCTGCTGGAAGCTGCACGCTGGGCCGGTGAGCTGCTGGATGTGCAGGTCGGGTTCCGCATGGGCGAGACCCTCGACCCGATCTCGGCGCACAGCGGGGCGCCGCTTGCGCAGTTGTACTACCTGACGGCTTTCACGTTCTTCTTCGTGATGGACGGTCACCACTGGGTTCTGGCGGCCCTGGGTCGGAGTCTCGAGCGAATCCCTCCGGGACAGGTCAGCTTCAGCTCTTCCGCCCTGTCCCTGCTCCTGGGCTGCCTCACCAGCTCCATGGACATCGCGGTCCGCCTGTGTGTGGCGGGTACGACGGCGATGCTTCTCGCGGACCTGGCGCTGGCTGTGGTCGGCCGGCATGTTCCGCAGATGAACGTATTCCTGGTTGGGATCCCGGTGAAGGTCGGCGCGGGGCTGCTGGTACTGGCCGTCAGCGCTCCGCTGCTGGCCTGGGGACTCGGACAACTGATCACCGACCTGCGCGACTATGTTGGAGCGCTCTTGGGGACCGGCTGA
- a CDS encoding flagellar motor protein MotB, producing MARKRSKAGGHEEENVERWLLTYSDMITLLMAFFIMMYAMSVLNLGKFSQLAVSVRSGFGGEAQEMMSGTLGISSDAGVLGTVLPADSFSLMAKIAGSVRDALPPEDVGNVEFLSEDGVVTIRVRADDVLFARGSADLTPQALRTLGAIAKVVAPLPNQLRIEGHTCDLPVHNARFANNWELSAQRAVNVLLYLVQQHGFSPGRISAAGYAETVPVVPNDSEQNRARNRRIDIVLLQPQGKPVATKSGVGSEQTGTPNIAPPAVELTLPALENMTEPKASIDGASPDRSTR from the coding sequence TTGGCGCGGAAGCGTAGCAAGGCAGGCGGCCATGAAGAGGAAAACGTTGAGCGGTGGCTCCTGACCTACTCGGACATGATCACCCTGCTGATGGCCTTCTTCATCATGATGTACGCGATGTCCGTGCTCAATCTTGGCAAGTTCTCGCAGTTGGCGGTCTCGGTGCGATCAGGGTTTGGCGGTGAGGCGCAAGAGATGATGTCGGGGACCCTGGGGATCAGCTCCGACGCCGGAGTTCTGGGTACGGTCCTGCCGGCTGACTCCTTCTCGCTCATGGCCAAGATCGCCGGGTCGGTTCGTGATGCCCTCCCACCGGAGGATGTGGGGAATGTGGAGTTCCTGTCGGAGGACGGGGTGGTGACGATCCGGGTGCGGGCTGATGACGTGTTGTTCGCGCGAGGATCGGCAGACCTCACGCCGCAGGCGCTGAGGACCCTGGGTGCGATTGCGAAGGTGGTTGCGCCACTGCCGAACCAGTTGCGCATTGAAGGGCACACCTGCGACCTGCCGGTGCACAACGCGAGGTTTGCCAACAACTGGGAGCTCTCGGCCCAGCGTGCGGTGAACGTGCTGCTGTACCTGGTGCAGCAGCACGGGTTCTCGCCGGGGCGGATCAGTGCAGCGGGATACGCCGAGACAGTTCCGGTCGTGCCGAACGACTCGGAGCAGAACCGGGCGCGGAACCGTCGCATCGACATCGTACTGCTCCAGCCTCAGGGGAAGCCCGTCGCAACGAAGAGTGGAGTTGGCTCAGAGCAGACAGGGACACCGAACATCGCGCCACCGGCGGTGGAGCTGACGCTGCCGGCCCTTGAGAACATGACGGAACCGAAGGCCTCAATCGATGGGGCCTCACCTGACAGGAGTACGCGATGA